Part of the Oscillospiraceae bacterium genome, AAGTGGGACAGATTTTTGCCAAGATTTTGGAAAACTGCGGTGTGTTTAAGAATACCGAGGCAGGAAATGATGGTATGAAAAAATTTGTTGCCGCGGTAAACGGTTAAATGAAAAATATGAACACCAAAGTATTTTTGTTGTCACTGACTTCATTTCGTGAAAAATATCCTGATGCTACCAAACGGGAAATTGAAAAAATAGCCGGTGATTATGCCCTCAGAAAAGTTTTTTCCGATTTATTTGATGTAAGAGAATTTAAAATCAACCGTGACGGAAAACCCGCTATCAAGGATAGTCCGTATCATTTCAATCTTTCCCATAGCGGTGATTGGTTATTGTTGGCGGTGGGAGATGCTCCCGTGGGTGCAGATATTGAAAAAATCACCAGAATCCGCCCGAAAACGATGGAAAAGTATTTTACGAAATCGGAACAAGAGAGAGTAAAGAAAAACGGTACCAAGGCGTTTTTTGAACTCTGGTGCCAAAAAGAAAGTTATGTGAAATACACAGGCGAAGGAATCAAAGCCTTATCCAAAGAATCCAAAGATTTGATTTATCCCGAAGGTATTGCTTTCTTTTCTAAAAAATTTGAAGATTATCAAATCTCGGTTTGTACCGACAAAGAGGATTTACCGAGCAAAATTGAAATATTGCAATAAAAAAAGCTTCTGCATTGCAGAAGCTTTTTTGTTTTACAATAATAGCATACAGTCGCCAAAGGAGAAAAATCTGTATTCATTTTCTTTGGCTTTTTCGTAGGCGTTTAGGATTTTTTCACGGTCGGATAATGCAGAAACCAACATCAAAAGGGTGGATTTCGGCAAGTGGAAATTGGTTAATAATCCGTCAATGACTTTGAACTCATAACCGGGGTAAATAAAGATTTCG contains:
- a CDS encoding 4'-phosphopantetheinyl transferase superfamily protein; protein product: MKNMNTKVFLLSLTSFREKYPDATKREIEKIAGDYALRKVFSDLFDVREFKINRDGKPAIKDSPYHFNLSHSGDWLLLAVGDAPVGADIEKITRIRPKTMEKYFTKSEQERVKKNGTKAFFELWCQKESYVKYTGEGIKALSKESKDLIYPEGIAFFSKKFEDYQISVCTDKEDLPSKIEILQ